The following are from one region of the Sporocytophaga myxococcoides genome:
- a CDS encoding T9SS type A sorting domain-containing protein: GPGGPGGPSGPSGPGPGGPGGPGGPGGPGPGGPGPGGPSGPSGPSGPSGPGGPGGPGGPGPGGPGGQPRCGNNGTVGTAICNTFFTITGCALAVGGCAESLFESVALTPAWGVANCSMGAFGCGYAVGGLLTDPKAPPGWGVGPGDVGCVPGGFNLLGAATVLNCIAQRIICNQVVASCDPNDIIGPKGYGEGRYVSRSEVLPYTIRYENDPEAATAPAQKVEIRQVLDSDLNPLTFRVKDFGFADYVFAVEGNVSSYFNTVDLPDSLGYDLEVTAGIDIEKNEAFWILQTIDSKTGLPPADPLKGFLALNDSTGAGEGFVNYTIKAKNNAITGDSILALAEIVFDINAPIITPEIFNIIDAEPPVSKVKVLGIDSDSITVTAEIEDDFKGSGAKAYDLYVSEGNGDFKLVASDLPNDSTFKIASKEGEVYCLYAVSKDNVNNKEAQKPQADTCFISTGVVTGTVTPKVEGTFILYPNPSDGYKFNVLITGLEIQETVTLEVVDVLGRSMFVTDFRDAAYFIDSEVKLSPKLDPGIYFVNCYTKKGKSVKKMVVER; encoded by the coding sequence TGGCCCAGGAGGTCCTGGCGGTCCGAGTGGTCCAAGTGGTCCTGGCCCAGGTGGTCCCGGAGGTCCTGGCGGTCCAGGTGGCCCTGGTCCTGGAGGTCCTGGCCCTGGTGGTCCAAGTGGCCCGAGCGGTCCAAGTGGCCCAAGCGGCCCAGGAGGTCCTGGTGGACCTGGCGGCCCTGGTCCTGGAGGTCCTGGTGGACAACCAAGATGCGGTAATAACGGAACTGTAGGTACGGCGATTTGTAATACATTCTTTACAATAACAGGTTGTGCTTTAGCTGTAGGTGGTTGTGCAGAGAGTTTGTTCGAATCTGTAGCGCTTACACCTGCGTGGGGAGTAGCGAACTGCTCAATGGGAGCCTTCGGTTGCGGATACGCTGTAGGAGGATTACTAACAGATCCTAAAGCGCCTCCGGGATGGGGTGTTGGTCCTGGTGATGTTGGTTGTGTACCTGGAGGATTTAACCTATTAGGAGCTGCTACAGTGTTAAATTGTATTGCACAGAGAATTATCTGTAATCAGGTTGTAGCATCTTGCGATCCGAATGACATAATTGGCCCGAAAGGATATGGAGAAGGCAGATATGTTTCAAGAAGTGAAGTGTTGCCATATACGATCCGTTATGAAAATGATCCTGAAGCTGCTACTGCTCCTGCTCAGAAAGTTGAAATAAGACAGGTGCTTGATAGTGATCTGAACCCTTTGACCTTCAGAGTTAAAGATTTTGGATTTGCGGACTATGTGTTTGCTGTTGAAGGAAATGTATCCTCTTATTTCAATACTGTGGACCTTCCGGATTCATTAGGATATGATCTTGAAGTAACTGCAGGTATTGATATTGAGAAAAATGAAGCTTTCTGGATCTTACAAACTATAGATTCAAAAACAGGATTACCTCCTGCAGATCCATTGAAAGGTTTCCTTGCACTGAATGATTCAACAGGTGCAGGAGAGGGTTTTGTAAACTATACAATTAAAGCGAAGAACAATGCCATTACAGGTGATTCTATTCTGGCTCTCGCTGAAATCGTATTTGATATTAATGCTCCGATTATAACTCCTGAGATATTTAATATCATTGATGCAGAACCTCCTGTTTCTAAAGTGAAAGTTCTTGGCATAGACAGTGATTCCATTACTGTGACTGCTGAAATAGAGGATGATTTCAAAGGAAGCGGTGCAAAAGCATATGACCTGTATGTTTCAGAAGGAAACGGAGACTTCAAACTGGTAGCTTCAGATTTGCCTAATGATAGTACGTTCAAAATTGCATCCAAAGAAGGCGAAGTATATTGTTTATATGCAGTATCAAAAGATAATGTAAATAATAAAGAAGCTCAGAAACCTCAGGCAGATACTTGCTTTATTTCCACTGGGGTAGTCACAGGAACAGTAACTCCGAAGGTTGAAGGAACATTTATACTTTATCCGAATCCTTCTGATGGCTATAAGTTCAATGTTCTTATAACCGGTCTTGAGATTCAGGAGACAGTAACTCTTGAAGTGGTAGATGTTCTGGGAAGGTCTATGTTTGTGACAGACTTTAGAGATGCTGCTTATTTTATTGATTCGGAAGTTAAACTTTCGCCTAAGCTTGATCCTGGAATTTATTTCGTAAATTGTTATACGAAGAAAGGAAAGTCAGTTAAGAAAATGGTTGTAGAAAGATAA